A single Melopsittacus undulatus isolate bMelUnd1 chromosome 11, bMelUnd1.mat.Z, whole genome shotgun sequence DNA region contains:
- the PRKAR1A gene encoding cAMP-dependent protein kinase type I-alpha regulatory subunit — translation MAASSSSSEEERSLRECELYVQKHNIQQLLKDCIVQLCTVRPERPMGFLREYFERLEKEETKQLLNQQKSGSRSDSREDEISPPPPMNPVVKGRRRRGAISAEVYTEEDAASYVRKVIPKDYKTMAALAKAIEKNVLFAHLDDNERSDIFDAMFPVTYIAGETVIQQGDEGDNFYVVDQGEMDVYVNSEWATSVGEGGSFGELALIYGTPRAATVKAKTNVKLWGIDRDSYRRILMGSTLRKRKMYEEFLSKVSILESLDKWERLTVADALEPVQFEDGQKIVVQGEPGDEFFIILEGTAAVLQRRSENEEFVEVGRLAPSDYFGEIALLMNRPRAATVVARGPLKCVKLDRPRFERVLGPCSDILKRNIQQYNSFVSLSV, via the exons ATGGCAGCTTctagcagcagcagtgaggaggAGCGCAGTCTTCGGGAATGTGAACTTTATGTCCAAAAACACAACATCCAGCAACTCCTGAAGGATTGCATTGTACAGTTATGCACAGTGAGACCTGAAAGACCCATGGGATTCCTCAGGGAATACTTTGAACGGTTGGAGAAG GAGGAAACAAAGCAGTTGTTGAATCAACAGAAGTCTGGTTCTCGCTCGGACTCAAGGGAGGATGAaatctcccctcctcctcctatGAACCCTGTGGTTAAGGGTCGAAGGCGGCGTGGGGCCATCAGTGCAGAAGTCTATACAGAAGAGGATGCTGCATCTTATGTTAGAAAG GTTATTCCAAAAGATTATAAGACTATGGCTGCTTTAGCAAAAGCTATTGAGAAGAATGTGCTGTTTGCCCATCTTGATGATAATGAGAGAAG TGACATCTTTGATGCCATGTTCCCCGTCACCTACATTGCAGGAGAGACTGTCATACAGCAAG GTGATGAAGGTGATAACTTCTACGTTGTTGATCAAGGAGAAATGGAT GTTTATGTGAACAGTGAGTGGGCAACCAGCGTCGGTGAGGGTGGAAGCTTTGGAGAACTGGCCCTTATATATGGAACTCCTCGAGCTGCAACTGtcaaagcaaagacaaatgtGAAGTTGTGGGGCATTGACAGAGATAGCTACAGAAGGATCCTGATG gGAAGCActttgagaaagagaaagatgtaTGAAGAATTCCTTAGTAAAGTATCTATATTGG AATCTCTGGACAAGTGGGAGCGCCTCACTGTAGCTGATGCACTGGAGCCGGTACAGTTTGAGGATGGGCAAAAGATTGTGGTGCAGGGAGAGCCGGGAGATGAGTTCTTCATTATCCTGGAG GGCACGGCTGCAGTGCTACAGCGTCGGTCAGAGAATGAGGAGTTTGTTGAAGTGGGCAGACTGGCACCTTCAGACTATTTCG GTGAAATAGCTCTGCTGATGAACCGTCCCCGTGCTGCCACCGTGGTTGCTCGTGGCCCCTTGAAGTGTGTAAAGCTCGATCGACCCCGGTTTGAGCGTGTCCTGGGGCCCTGCTCGGATATTCTCAAGCGCAACATCCAGCAGTACAACAGTTTTGTATCACTGTCTGTCTGA
- the FAM20A gene encoding pseudokinase FAM20A has product MPGPRRDRPAVLLLLGALLAADLYFHLWPRARRELRAGAPSCPCVLRRPPVPSAPQPPLRTRAASALRRLFAHPLYRSAPPGPAEPLLGAREALRYYRRKAARWNRRHKLYREELNLTSPSAPLLLRPEASWLQFHLGISRDGLYPRSSPAVTRLLRDMQEFTTISADYSQDEKALLGACDCSQIVKPSGVHLKLVLRFQDFGKAMFKPMRQKREEETPEDFFYFVDFQRHNAEIAAFHLDRILDFRRVPPTVGRMINVTKDILEVTKNEILQSVFFVSPASNVCFFAKCPYMCKTEYAVCGNPHLLEGSLSAFLPSLNLAPRLSIPNPWIRSYSFDGKEEWEVNPLYCNTVREIYPYSNGNRLLNIVDMAIFDFLIGNMDRHHYEMFTKFGDDGFLLHLDNARGFGRHSHDETSILAPLSQCCIIKRTTFLRLQLLAEPEYRLSDVMRESLLQDRLAPVLTEPHLLALDRRLQLILRAVSKCIDTYGEAKVVANDSTQPEAPASDRVKLTT; this is encoded by the exons ATGCCGGGGCCGCGCCGGGACCGCCCtgcggtgctgctgctgctcggGGCGCTCTTAGCCGCCGATCTCTACTTCCACCTCTGGCCTCGGGCGCGCCGGGAGCTGCGTGCGGGAGCCCCGAGCTGCCCCTGCGTCCTCCGCCGCCCCCCGGTGCCCTCCGCCCCGCAGCCGCCGCTCCGCACCCGCGCAGCCTCCGCGCTGCGCCGCCTCTTCGCACACCCGCTGTACCGCTCCGCCCCGCCGGGCCCCGCGGAGCCGCTGCTGGGCGCCCGCGAAGCGCTGCGCTACTACCGGCGGAAGGCGGCTCGATGGAACAG GAGACACAAGCTCTATAGGGAGGAGCTCAACTTGACCTCTCCATCAGCCCCATTGCTGCTGCGGCCAGAGGCCAGTTGGCTCCAGTTCCACCTGGGAATCAGCCGGGATGGGCTCTACCCGCgctccagccctgctgtcaCCAGGCTGCTCCGGGACATGCAAGAGTTCACCACTATCAGTGCTG ACTACAGCCAGGATGAGAAAGCACTGCTGGGAGCCTGCGACTGCAGCCAGA TCGTGAAGCCCAGCGGTGTGCACCTGAAGCTGGTGCTCAGGTTCCAGGACTTTGGGAAGGCTATGTTCAAACCCATGAG GCAGAAACGTGAGGAAGAGACCCCCGAGGACTTCTTCTACTTCGTTGACTTCCAGCGGCACAATGCGGAGATCGCTGCCTTCCACCTGGACAG GATCCTGGACTTCCGGAGGGTGCCACCCACGGTTGGGAGGATGATCAATGTCACCAAGGACATCCTGGAGGTCACCAAGAACGAGATCCTGCAGAGCGTCTTCTTCGTCTCACCAG cCAGCAACGTGTGCTTCTTTGCCAAGTGCCCGTATATGTGCAAGACGGAGTATGCTGTGTGTGGGAACCCTCACCTGCTGGAAGGGTCCCTCTCTGCCTTCCTGCCATCCCTCAACCTGGCACCGCGGCtctccatcccaaacccatgGATCCGATCCTACTCGTTTGATGGAAAAGAGGA GTGGGAAGTGAATCCACTCTACTGCAACACTGTGAGGGAGATCTACCCCTACAGCAATGGCAACCGGCTGCTTAACATCGTCGACATGGCCATATTTGACTTCCTAATAG GGAACATGGACCGGCACCACTACGAGATGTTCACCAAGTTTGGGGATGATGGCTTCCTCCTGCACCTGGACAACGCCAGAGG GTTCGGGCGTCATTCCCATGATGAAACCTCCATCCTGGCACCGCTATCCCAGTGTTGCAT AATCAAGAGGACGACGTTCCTGcggctgcagctcctggctgaGCCCGAGTACCGGCTCAGTGATGTGATGAGGgagtccctgctgcaggaccGCCTGGCTCCCGTCCTCACCGAGCCCCATCTCCTGGCTTTGGACCGACGGTTACAGCTCATCCTGAGAGCTGTGAGCAAATGCATAGACACCTATGGGGAAGCCAAGGTGGTGGCCAATGATAGCACACAGCCCGAGGCTCCTGCATCTGACAGAGTGAAGCTGACCACTTAA